A region from the Saccharomonospora azurea NA-128 genome encodes:
- a CDS encoding TetR/AcrR family transcriptional regulator — protein sequence MGDDSSRNRRPRDRKAQLAAVASELFRQRGYHGVGINDLAAAAGITGPALYRHFSDKQAVLAHVLLTGLRDMELATEAALDERRTESYESIRELLTGLAARSVERRDVAALWRWEGRHLDAESQQQIRRRSTAMLAAWARVLQRKRPELSDDDAELLCWATLSVFGSVSVHRTTLPKRRFTDLLTSLALRVLHAELPEVDTATEAAPTPRTLGTPSRREQLLTEAAELFRRRGFADVSMEDIGKAAGIAGPSVYRHFPSKAALLAAIGRRAGDRLMLAADHALRTSAPADEREALRRLAASYVQTLTGPPELLVAFSVDHVHIDERDRPELLRIQRDYVDQWVRLLEAVQPGLDTREAKITVHAALTIANDLTRTRRVAARPNLVEELTTLLHAVLGID from the coding sequence ATGGGTGATGACAGCAGCAGGAACAGGCGTCCACGCGACCGCAAGGCCCAGCTCGCGGCGGTCGCGTCCGAGCTGTTCCGTCAGCGCGGTTATCACGGCGTCGGCATCAATGACCTCGCCGCGGCGGCGGGCATCACCGGCCCCGCCCTCTACCGGCACTTCTCCGACAAGCAGGCGGTCCTGGCGCACGTGCTGCTCACCGGGCTGCGCGACATGGAGCTCGCCACGGAGGCCGCGCTCGACGAGCGCCGCACCGAGTCGTACGAGAGCATCCGGGAACTGCTGACCGGGCTCGCGGCCCGCTCGGTGGAGCGCAGGGACGTCGCCGCCCTCTGGCGCTGGGAGGGGCGTCACCTCGACGCCGAGAGCCAGCAGCAGATCCGGCGCCGGTCCACCGCGATGCTGGCGGCGTGGGCGCGGGTGCTGCAGCGCAAACGTCCCGAACTCTCGGACGACGACGCCGAGCTGCTGTGCTGGGCGACGCTGTCGGTGTTCGGCAGCGTGTCGGTGCACCGCACCACGCTGCCCAAGCGCCGGTTCACGGACCTGCTCACGTCGCTGGCCCTGCGTGTGCTGCACGCCGAACTGCCCGAAGTGGACACGGCGACCGAGGCGGCACCGACACCGCGCACGCTGGGCACTCCGTCGCGGCGGGAGCAGTTGCTGACGGAAGCCGCCGAGCTGTTCCGCCGCCGCGGGTTCGCCGACGTCAGCATGGAGGACATCGGCAAGGCCGCGGGCATCGCGGGCCCGAGCGTCTACCGCCACTTCCCCAGCAAGGCGGCACTGCTGGCCGCCATCGGCAGGCGCGCGGGCGACCGGCTCATGCTCGCCGCCGACCACGCGCTGCGGACGAGCGCACCAGCCGACGAGCGGGAGGCGTTGCGCCGACTCGCCGCCTCCTACGTGCAGACACTGACCGGGCCCCCCGAGCTGCTCGTCGCGTTCTCGGTGGACCACGTGCACATCGACGAGCGCGACCGGCCGGAGCTGCTGCGCATCCAACGCGACTACGTGGACCAGTGGGTGCGGCTGCTGGAGGCCGTCCAGCCCGGACTGGACACGCGGGAAGCGAAGATCACCGTCCACGCGGCGCTGACCATCGCCAACGACCTCACGCGGACCCGGCGGGTCGCCGCACGCCCGAATCTGGTCGAGGAACTGACCACGCTCCTGCACGCGGTACTCGGAATCGACTGA
- a CDS encoding acyl-CoA dehydrogenase family protein → MGFGLAALNRLAGSPLLDRAGLRKPVENLVATATRQGFRAAGAAQRTFKATTRLGKPARLAPATDTGLFDLTPDDEQQMIVETVSEFAAEQLRPAAAEADDALAPPDGLLARAAELGLTVVGIPEELGGVGSERSAVTNVLVAEALAHGDLGLAVAVLAPSAVSNVLVRHGDAHQQATYLPAFTGEDVPAAALALQEQVPLFDVFAPRTTARRTPHGYRLDGVKNLVPRAAQAELFVVSANLEGPKGAGPALFVVESGTKGVGIEAEPAMGLRGAATGKLVLDDVSLPASALVGGGKRDVFTDVVRSSRLAWAALACGTAKAVLDYVIPYVNEREAFGEPVSHRQGVAFQVADIGIELEGMRLVTLRAASRMEQGKPHAREVALARKLATDKGMQIGSAGVQLLGGHGFVKEHPVERWYRDLRAVGVMEGVVSA, encoded by the coding sequence ATGGGCTTCGGTCTCGCGGCGCTCAACCGGCTCGCCGGAAGTCCTCTGCTCGACCGCGCCGGCCTGCGCAAGCCCGTGGAGAACCTCGTGGCCACGGCCACGCGGCAGGGTTTCCGCGCGGCGGGTGCAGCGCAGCGGACGTTCAAGGCGACCACCCGGCTCGGCAAGCCCGCGCGGCTGGCCCCGGCCACCGACACGGGACTGTTCGACCTGACGCCCGACGACGAGCAGCAGATGATCGTCGAGACCGTCTCGGAGTTCGCCGCCGAACAGCTGCGGCCCGCGGCGGCCGAGGCCGACGACGCGCTCGCTCCCCCGGACGGCCTGCTCGCCCGCGCGGCCGAACTGGGCCTGACCGTGGTGGGCATCCCGGAGGAGCTCGGCGGCGTCGGCAGCGAACGCTCGGCCGTCACGAACGTCCTGGTGGCGGAGGCGCTCGCCCACGGCGACCTCGGGTTGGCCGTGGCCGTGCTCGCCCCGTCGGCGGTGAGCAACGTCCTCGTCCGCCACGGCGACGCCCACCAGCAGGCGACCTACCTGCCCGCGTTCACCGGGGAGGACGTGCCCGCCGCCGCACTCGCGCTGCAGGAGCAGGTGCCGCTGTTCGACGTCTTCGCGCCGCGGACCACCGCCCGCCGCACCCCCCACGGCTACCGCCTCGACGGCGTGAAGAACCTCGTGCCGCGGGCCGCGCAGGCGGAGCTCTTCGTCGTATCGGCGAACCTGGAGGGCCCGAAGGGCGCCGGTCCCGCACTGTTCGTGGTGGAGTCGGGCACGAAGGGCGTCGGCATCGAGGCGGAGCCCGCGATGGGACTGCGCGGCGCCGCCACCGGCAAGCTCGTGCTGGACGACGTGTCGCTGCCCGCGAGCGCACTCGTCGGCGGCGGGAAGCGGGACGTGTTCACCGACGTGGTGCGCTCGTCGCGGCTGGCGTGGGCGGCGCTCGCGTGCGGCACCGCGAAGGCCGTGCTCGACTACGTGATCCCGTACGTCAACGAGCGGGAGGCGTTCGGGGAGCCCGTGAGCCACCGGCAGGGCGTGGCGTTCCAGGTGGCCGACATCGGCATCGAGCTGGAAGGCATGCGGCTGGTGACGCTGCGCGCGGCGTCCCGCATGGAGCAGGGCAAGCCCCACGCCCGCGAGGTCGCGCTCGCCCGCAAGCTCGCCACCGACAAGGGCATGCAGATCGGCAGCGCGGGCGTGCAACTGCTCGGCGGACACGGCTTCGTCAAGGAACACCCGGTGGAGCGCTGGTACCGCGATCTGCGCGCGGTCGGCGTCATGGAAGGGGTCGTCTCAGCATGA
- a CDS encoding acyl-CoA dehydrogenase family protein yields MINLEVPKKAKALVNQARQAATEVFRPISRKYDRAEHAYPSELDMLAALLDGLNTSGEGGAGAAGVRRKDNKNSGGNRNGGNLLTVLGTIELCWGDVALLLSMPRQGLGNAAIASVANDEQLERFGKVWAAMAITEPGCGSDSAAITTTATKDGDDYILNGEKIFVTSGERADAVVVWATLDKSKGRAAIKSFVVEKGTPGFEVVRLEHKLGIRASDTAVLRFDNCRVPAKNLLGSPEIDTKKGFAGVMQTFDNTRPLVAAMAIGVARAALEETRRLLEEAGVEVDYDKPALAQHAAAATFLQLEADYEAAYLTTLEAAWMADNRKPNSLQASIAKAKAGRTVVDITLKCVELAGTLGYTEESLLEKWARDSKILDIFEGTQQIQQLIVARRLLGKTSKELK; encoded by the coding sequence ATGATCAACCTTGAGGTCCCGAAGAAGGCCAAGGCGCTGGTCAACCAGGCCCGGCAGGCCGCGACCGAGGTGTTCCGGCCCATCTCGCGCAAGTACGACCGCGCCGAGCACGCGTATCCGTCCGAGTTGGACATGCTCGCGGCGTTGCTGGACGGGTTGAACACCTCCGGTGAGGGCGGCGCGGGCGCAGCCGGCGTGCGCCGCAAGGACAACAAGAACTCCGGCGGCAACCGCAACGGCGGCAACCTGCTCACCGTGCTCGGCACCATCGAGCTGTGCTGGGGCGACGTCGCCCTGCTGCTGTCGATGCCCCGACAGGGACTCGGCAACGCGGCCATCGCGTCGGTGGCCAACGACGAGCAGCTCGAACGTTTCGGCAAGGTGTGGGCCGCCATGGCCATCACCGAGCCCGGCTGCGGTTCCGACTCCGCCGCCATCACCACGACAGCGACCAAGGACGGCGACGACTACATCCTCAACGGGGAGAAGATCTTCGTCACCTCCGGGGAACGCGCCGACGCCGTGGTCGTGTGGGCGACGCTCGACAAGAGCAAGGGCCGCGCCGCGATCAAGTCGTTCGTCGTGGAGAAGGGCACCCCGGGCTTCGAGGTCGTGCGGCTGGAGCACAAGCTCGGCATCCGTGCCTCCGACACGGCGGTGCTGCGCTTCGACAACTGCCGCGTGCCCGCGAAGAACCTGCTCGGCTCGCCGGAGATCGACACCAAGAAGGGTTTCGCGGGGGTCATGCAGACCTTCGACAACACCCGTCCGCTGGTGGCGGCGATGGCGATCGGCGTCGCGCGCGCGGCCCTGGAGGAAACTCGCCGCCTTCTGGAGGAGGCGGGCGTCGAGGTCGACTACGACAAGCCCGCGCTCGCGCAGCACGCCGCCGCGGCGACGTTCCTGCAGCTCGAAGCCGACTACGAGGCCGCGTACCTGACGACGCTCGAAGCGGCGTGGATGGCGGACAACCGCAAGCCGAACTCGCTGCAGGCGTCCATCGCGAAGGCCAAGGCAGGCCGCACGGTCGTCGACATCACCCTCAAGTGCGTCGAGCTCGCGGGCACCCTCGGCTACACCGAGGAATCGCTGCTGGAGAAGTGGGCACGCGACTCGAAGATCCTCGACATCTTCGAAGGCACGCAACAGATCCAGCAGCTCATCGTCGCCCGCAGGCTGCTGGGCAAGACGAGCAAGGAACTGAAGTAG
- a CDS encoding AMED_5909 family protein yields MTESIPEARTLCQAHLALEGIRPALDAPASEWRRYYLRSARVYAEVAEIDRAHHHEARYWADRERRKAEEIKRTGLHEGPGRTVRV; encoded by the coding sequence GTGACCGAGTCGATTCCGGAAGCGCGGACGTTGTGCCAGGCGCACCTGGCACTGGAGGGCATCCGCCCGGCATTGGATGCCCCGGCTTCGGAGTGGCGGCGGTACTACCTGCGGAGCGCGCGCGTCTACGCCGAGGTCGCGGAGATCGACCGAGCCCACCACCACGAGGCGAGGTACTGGGCTGACCGGGAACGCCGCAAGGCCGAGGAGATCAAGCGCACTGGGCTTCACGAGGGGCCAGGGCGGACGGTGAGGGTCTGA
- a CDS encoding DUF5919 domain-containing protein yields MADKPTVLKVLLRQRHLQGHRAFCKEYDKLAKKLEPDLVGSGPSKAQFYRWLSRDLQGLPYAHHCRILEAMFPGWTAEQLFQEHTGDIEFVPEPPNTAAATTSKPKPAQHTVQGMADVTAVFPSRPAFSHEIPPHKLFDGAEQISMVGLSLNLLCQSYPDRSLLDLLESGTVVRCLFLDPAGRYIKEREREESHPEGVLSTLTTLNIQTLQRLQGKLSPEARGNLRIRTSDEAVRFNITVIDDATCVVQLYLPDARGVESPTFVVEKQPGPPGLFETFSQVFESMWARSKEITA; encoded by the coding sequence ATGGCTGACAAGCCGACCGTGCTGAAGGTGTTGCTACGACAACGGCATCTGCAGGGACACCGCGCGTTCTGCAAGGAGTACGACAAGCTCGCGAAGAAGCTGGAGCCTGACCTGGTAGGGAGTGGGCCGAGTAAGGCCCAGTTCTACCGTTGGCTGTCCCGCGACCTGCAAGGGCTGCCCTATGCCCACCACTGCCGCATCCTCGAAGCGATGTTCCCCGGCTGGACCGCCGAGCAGCTCTTCCAGGAGCACACGGGCGACATCGAGTTCGTGCCCGAGCCACCGAACACCGCCGCCGCTACGACGAGCAAACCAAAACCGGCACAGCACACCGTGCAGGGAATGGCCGACGTAACCGCCGTCTTCCCCAGCCGCCCCGCATTCTCGCACGAGATCCCGCCGCACAAACTCTTCGACGGCGCTGAGCAGATCAGCATGGTCGGGCTCTCGCTCAACCTGCTCTGCCAGAGCTACCCCGACCGATCCCTGCTCGACCTGCTCGAATCGGGAACCGTCGTCCGGTGTCTGTTCCTCGACCCGGCCGGTCGCTACATCAAGGAACGCGAGCGGGAGGAATCCCACCCCGAGGGCGTGCTGTCCACGCTCACGACGCTCAACATCCAGACCCTGCAGCGGCTCCAAGGCAAACTCTCGCCCGAGGCACGCGGGAACCTACGCATCCGCACCTCCGACGAGGCCGTGCGGTTCAACATCACCGTCATCGACGACGCGACATGCGTCGTGCAGCTCTACCTACCGGACGCGCGAGGCGTCGAGTCCCCAACGTTCGTGGTCGAGAAGCAACCCGGCCCGCCGGGCCTGTTCGAGACGTTCTCTCAGGTGTTCGAGTCGATGTGGGCGCGAAGCAAGGAGATCACCGCGTGA
- a CDS encoding inositol monophosphatase family protein translates to MKDLNTLLAVAQDAVDIGANLMTTSAPGTVSTKGDRDYVTELDVRIQHEIRDHLARATPDIDFLGEEEGGGAIDESTDYVWVLDPIDGTSNFAHGIPLCATSLALVHRGEPVVGVIVAPFLNLRYHATKGGGAYCNDKPIHASETTDLSRAIVSIGDYATGPGAAEKNRRRFAVTQALAENVERVRMFGAASLDLAWVAEGRTDACVILSNKPWDMAAGVLIARESSASISDINDSDYRFSSRSTFSSNFYIRATLVSLLNRTC, encoded by the coding sequence GTGAAGGACCTGAACACACTGCTCGCCGTGGCGCAGGATGCCGTCGACATCGGCGCGAACCTGATGACCACCTCGGCGCCGGGCACCGTCAGCACCAAGGGCGACCGAGACTATGTGACCGAGCTGGACGTGCGAATTCAGCATGAGATCCGCGACCACCTCGCCCGCGCCACCCCCGACATCGACTTTCTTGGGGAAGAGGAGGGCGGTGGGGCGATCGATGAGAGCACCGACTACGTGTGGGTACTCGACCCCATCGACGGCACCTCGAACTTCGCCCACGGCATCCCGCTCTGCGCCACCTCACTAGCCCTGGTTCACCGAGGCGAACCCGTCGTAGGCGTGATCGTCGCGCCGTTCCTGAACCTGCGCTACCACGCCACCAAGGGTGGCGGAGCGTACTGCAACGACAAACCCATACACGCCAGCGAGACGACCGACCTCAGCCGTGCCATCGTCTCCATCGGTGACTACGCCACCGGACCCGGAGCCGCCGAGAAGAACCGCCGCCGCTTCGCCGTCACCCAAGCCCTAGCCGAAAACGTCGAACGTGTCCGCATGTTCGGCGCAGCCTCACTCGACCTGGCCTGGGTCGCAGAAGGCCGCACCGACGCCTGCGTGATCCTCAGCAACAAGCCATGGGACATGGCTGCGGGCGTGTTGATAGCAAGAGAATCGAGTGCCTCAATCTCGGATATCAATGATTCGGACTACCGCTTCAGCTCTAGATCAACCTTCTCTTCCAATTTCTACATCAGAGCGACTCTAGTCTCACTCTTGAATCGGACCTGCTGA
- a CDS encoding response regulator, whose product MTEPIRVLICEDQELVRTGYVTIFSAQPDIVVVGEAADGRAAVEAARRLRPDVIVMDVRMPVLDGIEATRELTGPGVEAPAKVLVVTTFNVDEYVYEALRAGASGFLLKDTPPAQLVDGVRTIARGDSLLDPAVTRSLIGHFAERLRPADTSRPARDAVVRALAPRELEVLEHLAAGLSNAEIAAELVISTETVKTYVSRILTKLDLRDRVQAVVLAYRTGLASSTD is encoded by the coding sequence ATGACCGAGCCGATCCGGGTGCTGATCTGCGAGGACCAGGAACTGGTGCGCACCGGCTACGTCACCATCTTCTCCGCGCAGCCCGACATCGTGGTCGTCGGCGAGGCGGCCGACGGTCGCGCGGCGGTGGAGGCTGCGCGGCGGTTGCGCCCCGACGTGATCGTGATGGACGTCCGTATGCCCGTTCTGGACGGCATCGAGGCGACCCGCGAGCTGACCGGTCCCGGCGTCGAGGCACCGGCGAAGGTGCTGGTCGTCACCACGTTCAACGTCGACGAGTACGTGTACGAGGCACTGCGCGCCGGCGCCAGCGGGTTCCTCCTCAAGGACACGCCGCCGGCGCAGCTGGTCGACGGCGTCCGCACGATCGCCCGCGGTGACTCCCTGCTGGACCCCGCGGTCACCCGAAGCCTGATCGGCCACTTCGCCGAACGGCTCCGCCCCGCCGACACCTCCCGCCCGGCACGAGACGCCGTCGTGCGGGCACTGGCGCCCCGCGAGCTGGAAGTGCTCGAACACCTCGCCGCCGGCCTGTCCAACGCCGAAATCGCCGCGGAACTGGTCATCTCCACCGAGACGGTGAAGACCTACGTGTCCCGGATCCTCACCAAACTCGACCTGCGGGACCGCGTACAAGCAGTCGTCCTCGCCTACCGGACCGGCCTGGCATCCAGCACGGACTGA
- a CDS encoding sensor histidine kinase has product MLAAVVTVLAFAPTIAHIGPEIGDLPEREPGGIGAVVGAALTLAMCLPLAVRSRMPAVCVSIIGTAFAIGQVLSYPDTFGKVGILLALYAAGAHLERFRRGLAAVLTAGYAGLAVALQNLGSPQRFPDFVAFYLVLVVIWLAGTGMRRWRTEEAERRRLAAEVAAATERARIARDLHDVVTHHVTAMVVQADAAQFLLDSAPERTGTGLRAISDTGRRALTELRTLLGILEATGESRTADRTPAMGKVGDLVERARLSGQPVEWTEQGEQRPRSVDVELATYRVVQEALTNALKHATGNPTTVMVRHREDHIEVEVITRGPAVGDTATPSGGRGLTGLRERVRMLGGDLVSGALPDDGFRVRAVIPGRPT; this is encoded by the coding sequence GTGTTGGCGGCGGTGGTGACCGTGCTGGCATTCGCGCCGACCATCGCCCACATCGGGCCGGAGATCGGCGATCTCCCCGAGCGCGAGCCGGGCGGAATCGGCGCGGTGGTCGGTGCGGCGCTGACGCTGGCGATGTGCCTGCCGCTCGCGGTACGCAGCCGCATGCCGGCCGTGTGTGTGTCGATCATCGGTACCGCATTCGCGATCGGTCAGGTGCTGAGTTACCCGGACACGTTCGGCAAGGTGGGGATTCTCCTCGCGTTGTACGCCGCCGGCGCGCACCTGGAGCGGTTCCGTCGAGGGCTTGCCGCAGTGCTGACCGCGGGTTATGCGGGGCTCGCCGTGGCACTGCAGAACCTTGGCTCACCGCAACGGTTTCCGGATTTCGTCGCGTTCTATCTCGTGTTGGTGGTGATCTGGTTGGCCGGCACCGGCATGCGTCGATGGCGCACGGAAGAGGCTGAACGTCGACGGCTGGCGGCCGAGGTGGCCGCGGCCACCGAGCGGGCACGCATCGCTCGCGATCTGCACGACGTGGTCACCCATCACGTGACCGCGATGGTCGTCCAGGCCGACGCGGCGCAGTTCCTGCTCGACTCCGCGCCGGAACGCACCGGGACCGGCCTGCGCGCCATCAGCGACACCGGACGCCGGGCGTTGACGGAGCTGCGGACCCTGCTCGGCATTCTCGAAGCGACCGGCGAGTCCAGGACCGCGGACCGGACGCCGGCCATGGGAAAGGTCGGTGATCTGGTCGAACGGGCCCGGCTGTCCGGACAGCCCGTCGAGTGGACCGAGCAGGGCGAGCAACGACCGCGGTCCGTCGACGTGGAGCTGGCCACCTACCGCGTGGTACAGGAGGCGCTCACCAACGCGCTCAAACACGCGACCGGAAACCCGACCACGGTCATGGTCCGACACCGCGAGGACCACATCGAGGTCGAGGTGATCACTCGCGGTCCAGCGGTCGGCGACACGGCCACACCGTCCGGCGGCCGAGGTCTGACAGGACTTCGGGAACGGGTGCGGATGCTCGGCGGGGACCTGGTTTCCGGTGCTCTGCCCGACGACGGCTTCCGCGTCCGGGCCGTCATTCCAGGGAGGCCCACATGA